A stretch of Mycobacterium sp. ITM-2016-00316 DNA encodes these proteins:
- a CDS encoding pyridoxamine 5'-phosphate oxidase family protein: protein MSDEQIEAYLDSRPSWAVLSTIDKDGFPHSVPLGYFRLGRDIIMGVRDGTRKVANVESNQNVSVMLEDGSSMTDIRGVLFQGHARIVREPGEALELARAGARKRGVPESEWPTQPRAGTAYIRMTPLRTLSWDYSSPTSDQA, encoded by the coding sequence ATGAGTGACGAACAAATCGAGGCGTATCTCGACAGCCGCCCGTCCTGGGCAGTACTGAGCACCATCGACAAGGACGGATTCCCGCACTCGGTGCCACTGGGATACTTCCGCCTTGGCCGCGACATCATCATGGGTGTGCGAGACGGGACACGCAAAGTTGCCAACGTCGAAAGCAACCAGAACGTGAGCGTCATGCTCGAAGACGGCTCGAGCATGACAGACATCCGAGGAGTGCTGTTCCAAGGTCACGCCCGGATCGTTCGCGAACCAGGCGAAGCACTCGAGCTCGCGAGAGCAGGCGCCCGGAAGCGCGGCGTGCCAGAGTCCGAATGGCCTACCCAACCTCGGGCGGGCACCGCCTACATCCGCATGACACCGCTGAGAACGTTGTCTTGGGACTATTCGAGTCCGACGTCGGACCAGGCTTAG
- a CDS encoding NAD(P)/FAD-dependent oxidoreductase — MTTPPTTAPTLPASVHTLVVGAGFAGMAAAAAVLRAEPQTDLLIIERADEVGGTWRDNTYPGCACDVPTSLYSFSFAPSSEWSHTFARQPEIHRYLTSVADQTGLRRHLITGCELLGATWDDDRQCWQVQTALGTLTATVLVAATGALSTPKLPDVPGLNDFTGTVFHSATWNHDHDLTGERVAVIGTGASAVQFVPEIADRTSHLTVFQRTPAWVMPRMDRTLSRAEKALYRRVPLLQKLVRGTVYTYREGYLVLLAHLTWLLPIVQLIAKARLRRQVPDPALRAALTPDFRIGCKRILLTNDWLPTLSRADVDVVTSALAEITATGVRDGAGTLHEVDTIIFATGFTPTEPPVAHLLTCADGHTLAAHWAGSPNAHLGITVASFPNLFLMYGPNTNLGHSSIVYMLESQAAYLAAALRTMRTEGLVSIDVRPETQASYNAWVDAALGGTVWNSGGCSSWYLDSRGRNSVMWPTFTFRFRSRTKTFDVQNYFTRTARQPAT, encoded by the coding sequence ATGACGACACCACCAACGACAGCGCCGACTCTTCCGGCGTCGGTGCACACTCTGGTGGTCGGCGCGGGATTCGCCGGGATGGCCGCCGCCGCGGCGGTCCTACGCGCAGAGCCCCAGACGGACCTACTGATCATCGAACGGGCCGACGAGGTCGGCGGGACATGGCGCGACAACACCTACCCCGGCTGCGCGTGCGACGTCCCGACGTCGCTGTACTCGTTCTCCTTCGCCCCCAGCTCCGAGTGGAGTCACACCTTCGCCCGCCAACCTGAGATCCACCGCTACCTCACCTCGGTGGCTGACCAGACCGGGCTGCGGCGCCACCTGATCACCGGGTGCGAGCTACTCGGCGCGACATGGGACGACGACCGGCAGTGCTGGCAGGTGCAGACCGCCCTGGGCACGCTGACCGCCACGGTCCTGGTCGCCGCTACCGGAGCCCTGTCCACCCCGAAGCTGCCCGATGTGCCGGGACTGAACGACTTCACAGGCACGGTGTTTCACTCGGCCACGTGGAATCACGACCACGACCTGACCGGTGAGCGGGTGGCTGTGATCGGCACCGGGGCCTCGGCGGTGCAGTTCGTCCCCGAAATTGCCGACCGGACCTCCCACCTGACGGTGTTCCAGCGGACGCCGGCGTGGGTGATGCCCCGAATGGACCGCACCCTGAGCCGCGCCGAAAAAGCCTTGTATCGTCGAGTTCCTTTGCTGCAGAAACTGGTTCGTGGCACCGTCTACACCTATCGGGAGGGCTACCTCGTACTACTGGCACATCTCACGTGGCTGCTGCCGATAGTTCAGCTGATCGCCAAGGCTCGACTGCGCCGCCAAGTGCCCGACCCGGCGTTGCGCGCCGCGTTGACGCCGGACTTCCGCATCGGGTGCAAGCGAATCCTGCTCACCAACGACTGGCTGCCCACCCTGTCACGCGCCGACGTCGATGTGGTGACCAGTGCCCTGGCCGAGATCACCGCCACCGGAGTCCGTGACGGCGCCGGGACGTTGCACGAGGTTGACACCATCATCTTCGCCACCGGCTTCACCCCCACCGAGCCTCCCGTCGCGCACCTGCTGACCTGCGCCGACGGCCACACCCTGGCCGCACACTGGGCGGGCAGCCCGAACGCGCACCTGGGCATCACCGTGGCGAGCTTCCCGAACCTGTTCCTGATGTACGGGCCCAACACCAACCTGGGACACAGTTCGATCGTCTACATGCTGGAATCTCAGGCCGCCTACCTCGCGGCTGCTCTCCGCACGATGCGCACCGAGGGCCTCGTGTCGATCGACGTCCGCCCCGAAACCCAGGCGTCCTACAACGCGTGGGTCGACGCCGCACTCGGGGGCACGGTGTGGAACTCCGGGGGATGCTCCAGCTGGTATCTGGACTCACGAGGCCGCAACTCGGTCATGTGGCCGACGTTCACCTTCCGATTCCGTTCCCGCACCAAGACCTTCGACGTGCAGAACTACTTCACCCGCACAGCGCGGCAGCCCGCGACGTGA
- a CDS encoding alpha/beta hydrolase — translation MTINEPAAPGGPGTAHTYVRHDVTFPSEGEACAAWLYRPDGVQMPPIVVLAHGFAAFRELRLDAYAARFAQAGYAALVFDYRSWGASAGQPRRVLDIAAQHADWRAAVAYARGLVGIDTTRVVGWGSSFGGGHVLDLAAEDRKLAAAIVQVPHVTGPASAFAQPPMLLARLALAALRDQVGAWLGRPPRRVKSIGRPGEVAMMTSPGAYDLVLQMAGDKRDELLADNDVAARIALRVPFYSPGRHVAKITAPTLVQLAIRDDVTPYAKARKIVARIPKGEAKSYDCTHFEPYLDPHFERIVSDQIAFLHRHVGATR, via the coding sequence ATGACGATCAACGAACCGGCTGCACCGGGCGGGCCCGGCACCGCTCACACCTATGTCCGGCACGACGTCACCTTCCCCTCCGAGGGTGAGGCGTGCGCGGCGTGGCTGTACCGTCCCGACGGCGTGCAGATGCCGCCAATCGTGGTGCTGGCTCATGGGTTCGCCGCGTTCCGGGAGCTGCGTTTGGACGCGTACGCTGCCCGGTTCGCCCAGGCCGGGTACGCCGCGCTGGTGTTCGACTACCGGTCCTGGGGCGCGAGTGCCGGTCAACCGCGCCGCGTACTCGACATCGCCGCCCAGCATGCCGACTGGCGTGCCGCGGTGGCCTATGCCCGTGGCCTCGTCGGTATCGATACCACCCGGGTGGTCGGGTGGGGGTCCTCATTCGGCGGCGGACACGTCTTGGATCTCGCAGCCGAAGACCGCAAACTGGCGGCCGCGATCGTGCAGGTGCCGCACGTCACCGGCCCCGCATCGGCGTTCGCGCAACCCCCAATGCTGCTCGCCCGCTTGGCGTTGGCCGCGCTGCGCGACCAGGTCGGGGCATGGCTGGGCCGCCCGCCGCGCCGCGTGAAGTCCATCGGACGACCCGGTGAGGTCGCCATGATGACCTCACCCGGCGCCTACGACCTAGTGCTGCAGATGGCTGGGGACAAGCGCGACGAACTGCTGGCCGACAACGATGTCGCAGCCCGCATCGCGCTGCGAGTGCCGTTCTACTCCCCGGGCCGACACGTCGCCAAAATCACCGCGCCCACGCTGGTGCAACTGGCCATCAGAGACGACGTCACGCCGTATGCCAAGGCGCGCAAGATCGTGGCTCGCATCCCCAAAGGCGAGGCGAAGTCCTATGACTGCACGCACTTCGAGCCCTACCTCGACCCGCACTTCGAGCGCATCGTGTCCGATCAGATCGCCTTCCTGCACCGCCACGTCGGAGCCACCCGATGA
- a CDS encoding TetR/AcrR family transcriptional regulator: MPRNKRPQPPQEKRAEIVTAARELFVDAGYDATPMGRLAAAAGVAANTIYWYFEDKDAVLIAVLDEVMTDAWAQYQSVAAEPIPVRLLWVVQQLQQMSRLVSTVHARAERSPSVALWHDNFHLLTASLFRYELEAAGAAPDSLDAEVMIGVFTIEGLLMHPLGEDQQRAICNVLASRWIPQPPP, from the coding sequence ATGCCGAGGAACAAGCGGCCCCAACCGCCGCAGGAGAAGCGGGCGGAGATCGTCACCGCCGCCCGCGAACTCTTCGTCGACGCCGGCTACGACGCCACCCCGATGGGCCGCCTGGCCGCGGCGGCCGGGGTCGCAGCCAACACCATCTACTGGTACTTCGAGGACAAGGACGCCGTCCTGATCGCCGTCCTCGACGAGGTGATGACCGACGCGTGGGCGCAGTACCAATCGGTGGCCGCCGAGCCCATCCCAGTGCGCCTTTTGTGGGTGGTACAGCAACTGCAACAGATGAGTCGCCTGGTCAGCACCGTCCACGCCCGCGCCGAGCGCTCACCGTCAGTCGCGTTGTGGCACGACAACTTTCACCTGCTGACCGCTAGCCTGTTCCGCTACGAACTCGAAGCCGCCGGCGCGGCCCCAGACAGCCTGGACGCCGAAGTCATGATCGGCGTATTCACCATCGAGGGACTGCTCATGCATCCCCTTGGCGAGGATCAGCAACGCGCCATCTGCAACGTCCTTGCCTCCCGGTGGATCCCGCAACCGCCCCCCTGA